AGAAGCACGAGGTCTTCGACGCCTTCGGCCCCGACAAGAACATGCAGGTGTACGACCGGGGCCTGCGCCGCCGCCTCCCCCCGATGCTCGGCGGCGACATGCGGCGGCTCAAGCTGGCCTACAGCGTGCTGTTCTCCCTGCCGGGCACGCCGGTGCTCTTCTACGGCGAGGAGATCGGCCTCGGCGAGAACCTGAAGGCCGAGGGCCGGATGGCGGTCCGGGTCCCGATGCAGTGGTCGGCCAAGGGCGGCTTCTCGCCCGATCCGAAGACCGATGTCCCCTCACCTGCCGGCAGGTACGGGCCGCGCAACGTCAACGTCGAAGACCAGCGCCGCGACCCCGACTCGCTGCTTCGGTGGATCATGCTCCTGGTCGAGCGCTACCGGGAGTCGCCCGAGCTGGCCTGGGGCGCGTACGAGATCCTGGACGCCGGTGACGTGGCCGTGCTGGCCCACCGGGCCGACGCCGAGGGCGGCACCGTGGTCGCCGTCCACAACTTCGCCGACCGCGAGGCGAAGGTGGATCTCGTGCTCGAGAAGCTCGACCACTGCGAGACGCTGGTCGACCTGCTGGTGGACGGCACCCTCGACCTGCCCTCCGACGGCCGGGTGAGGTTCACGCTGGAGCCGTACGGCACCCGCTGGCTCCGTGCCTCCGTCCCCGACGCGGCACCGGAGGAGACCTCGGCCAAGAGCGGGTGACCCGACCCGGAGATCACCCCGGCTCCGAACGGCCCGGCCGAGGCAGGGAAGCCCGCCGGAGCCAAGGGGCTGGGGCCGACCGGGACTAAGGGGCGTCCTGGGGATCGGCGGGCTCTCCCAGCTCGGTGAAGAGCGTGAGCTGTAGCCCGGCCGGACCCTCAAGGCGGGAGTTGAGCGAGTTCCACGGGGTCCGGACGGGTTCGGCGATCACCGTTGCCCCGGCCCCGGCCAGCTCGGCGGTGACGGCCGCCGAGTCGTCCACCTCGAACGCCACCCGGATGTGCCCGGCCACCCTCCGCCCCACCTCGACCCGGTCGATGAACTCCGCCTGCGACGGGTCGGCGATCTCCAGGGTGGCCCGGCCCGCCTCCAGGATCGTCACCCGGCCGTCGGGCGAGGAGTACGCGGCCCGCTCGGGCAGCCCGAGCACGTCGCGGTAGAAGCGCAGCGCCTCGTCGTAGTCGGCGGCGGTGACGACCAGGCGCAACTCTCGAACGGTCATGACGGCTCCCAAGGCGATCGCGGATGTCCCGACCACGACAGCACGACCACCCGCCTCCGGCATTCCCTGCCATTCGGGGTGTCCTCCGGCCGCCTCACCCGTCCTCGCACCGATGAACGGCGTCGTACCTCCTCCGGACCCCACCGCGCCTTCGACTTTCACCCGACACGGCCCCGTATCGATGAACCGCCAGGACGAAGCGTGTTGGATGTTCAGCACACCGATCAGATCGTGGACGAGGAGGTGGCCGAGGTCACGACCGTCGTCACACCCGAGCGCCACCTGATCGTCGAGACCCGGTTCCCGCTCGCCTGACGTCCTGTACCGCCACGATTGGAGAGAACGCAGTGACAGCCACAGTCGCGGCGCAGCCGCAGACCTCGGAGTCGTTCCTGGCCGGGCCGCTGCCCGCATACGTCTACGACCTGGTCGAACTCGACGCCCACGTCAAGGCCATCCGCGCCGCGCTGGGAGACGTCGAGCTGTACTACGCGGTGAAGGCCAACCCCGACCCGAAGCTGATGCGGATGCTCGCCCCGTACGTCGACGGCTTCGAGGTCGCCTCGGGAGGCGAGCTCGCGCACGTGCGGGAACACTTCCCGGACACGCCGGTCGCGCTGGGCGGGCCGGGCAAGACGGACGCCGAGCTGTTCGGCGACGTGACCCGGCTGCACGTCGAGAGCCCCGGCGAGCTGCGCCGCCTGCTCGCGTCCGGCCGCTCGGCGGACGTGCTGCTGCGGGTCAACCTGGACATCCCGATCGAGGGGGCCTCGCTGGCGATGGGCGGCGGTGCCACGCCGTTCGGGATGGACCCCGCCGGGATCGCCGAATGCGTCGCCCTGCTGGAGCCCCAGGGGGCCGTACGGCTGCGCGGGATCCACGCCCACCTGGCCAGCGGGCTCGACGCGAGCCGGATGCTGGAGCTGGCGGCGGCCGTCCTGGACTACGCGCGGACGCTGGGGGTGGCCGAGATCAACCTCGGCGGCGGCATGGCCGTCTCCTACGCCGACCCCGACGACCGGTTCGACTGGCCGGCCTACGGCAGGGGCCTGGCCGCGCTCCGTCGCCCCGGCGAGACGCTCCGGATCGAACCGGGACGCTCGCTGACCGTCTACTGCGGGAGATACGTGACGCGCGTCATCGACGTCAAGCGCGTGCACGGCGAGCTGTTCGCGGTGGTGGCGGGCGGGACCCACCACATCCGCACCCCCGCCACCAAGGGCCACGACCAGCCCCTGGTCATGACGGAGGCCGGTGAGCCGATCACGATCGTCGGCCAGCTCTGCACTCCCAAGGACATCCTGGCCCGCCGGGTCCCCGTCGCCCTCAAGCCCGGTGACCTGGTGGAGTTCACGATGGCGGGCGCCTACGCCTGGAACATCTCCCACCACGACTTCCTGATGCACCCGAAGCCGAGCTTCCACTACCTGAGCCGATAGGAGCCGGCGGACGCCGAGCCGGGAAAGGCGCAGAGCCGGAGAAGGACCCGAGCCGGGCAACCGGAGAGAGGCGCCGAGCCGGGAAAGCCTCCGGCGGGCTCCGACCCGGGTACGAGGACTCCCTCCGGTACGCATATGCTGCGCATCGTCGTTTTCATGTGTCAGGCAGTGTCCCAAGCGTCCAGAGGGAGAAGCTCACCGTGTACAAGGAGTTCGCGATCGAGGCCGTGGTCTGGCTGATCCCCGTCGTAGTGCTGCTCGGGCTCGCTTTCATGATCACTGCCCCCCAGTAGGGCCCTCGCCCCGGCGGGTCAGCGCTCGGCCAGGACGATCACCGAGTCGCCGGTGCCGAGGCGCAGGGGCCGTGATTTGTCCGGGTTGAGGACAACGCCGAAGTGGGGGGCCTCGTTCACGCGGTCCGCCAGGCGGTAGCCGATCGCGGTCTCCCCACGGCGCCGGGCCGACTCGATCACCGAGGCGAAGTCGACCGGCGCCCCCGGGCGGACGTACCGCTCGGCCGGGCGCGGGTAGATCTCCGAGCCCCCCGAGTCGAAGAGCCGGCCGAACACCTCGGCCAGATGCCGGTTCTCGGCGAGCTGGGCCAGCAGCAGGCCGATCACCGTGTCGCTGATCACGATGTCGTCGGCCTTGGTGACCTCGGCCAGGCTCCGGTTGTTCTCGTCGTGCATCTCGCTGACGATGGAGTAGCGCTCGCCGAGTGAGGACTGCATGTCGCGCAGCTGGAGCAGGGTCATCAGCGTGCGCGTGTCGGCGTGGCCGGGGCTGTAGCGGTCGTCGGAGAGCACGATCACGTGCTGGTAGAGGCCCAGGCCGAGCGACTCCAGCGCGTAGCGGTCGGAGGTGTCGCACTCCTTGATGTTGACCGTGAGGTTGGACAGAGCCTCGGAGTCGACCGCCGCGCCGGGGTGGTCGGAGGCGATGTCCAGGACCGAGCCCGGCGCGACGTAGCCGTTGAGATAGCGGATGATCCGGCGGCCCCGGCCGTTCCAGTTGAGGACCAGGGTGCGCTCGGGGCCCGGCCTGGTGTGCTCGACCAGGACGATCGACTCCTCGCGGGCCGAGGGCATGCCGGCGGCCAGGTGGATCATCGAGTCGTCGTGGGCGATCACGATGATCTCGTCGGAGGCGGAGATCACGGTGTCCATGGGCGGGTTCAGCATGGCCGCGCCGGCCCGGCGCAGCCCGATCACCGTGGCGGTCTGGTACGCCGGGAGCACCTCGCCGTACGTCATGCCGGTGAAGTCGGGGTCGGAGCGAAGGTAGATCTCCCCGTCGCTGAAGTTGAGCAGGTCCATGCAGACCACGGACATGCCCGACTGCCGCGACGACTGCACGATGAGCCGGGCGGCGGTGTCGTCGGAGTCGACGAGGTGAACCTCCTGGCCGCCGGCGAGACGCGCGGCGGCCATGTTGGAGCTCTCGGCGATGGCGGCCACCACCGGTGGGTGGGTGTCCGGCCGTTTGGCCAGGGCGAGCAGCGTCTTGATGACGTGCGCGTCGGGGTCCTCGCCCTGCGGGGAGAGGACGACCACCGAGCGGGCCCCGGCCAGGTTCATCAGGTCGAGGTCGGTCGGTTCGGTGGGCCGCCCGGTCCGGCAGACCAGCCTGGTCCTGCCGGTCTCGCCCGCGAACTGCCGGATCTCGTCCTCCATCGCGATCTTGTCCTTGTCGGCGAGGATCGCGATGACCGATCTGCGGTCGCTCGCGTGCGCCTGGACCAGCTCGCTGACGATCGTGAAGACCTGCTCCGACCAGCCCAGGACCACGATGTGGCCGGTCTCGATGATCCGGGACCTGCCCTTGCGCAGCTCCTCGAACCTGCTCTTGAGATCGTTGGAGAGGACGCCGACCAGGGCGCTGACGATGAAGAGCCCGCCCAGCGACGCGGCGAACATCAGGGCGATGAACGGCGCGCTGCCGGTGTCACTGGCCACCTTCCCCGGGCTCAGCGCGCGCATCAGCGTCATCCACAGCATGCCGGGGGCGCCGTTGTGCTTCGCGGCCTCGTCCGGGGTGAGCCACAGGCCCAGCGCCGTGACCAGCAGGATCAGGCCGAGAGAGATGAGGGCGAGCCATCCGATCAGCGCCGTTGTACCCCGTGACATCGTGTTGTCGAACCAGTAGCGCAGGCGTTCTCGGAACGTCGCCCTCGGCACAGAATTCCTCCCCGTCGGTAAAGCAGAGTCAACAAGTGTACAAAAACTACAGGTCGCCGAAGGGAAGGTCGGGTGGACGGGATCGCGTCCGGCGGAGGGGAGCCCGCAGGGCCGGCCCGGACGATGGCACACGCTCTGGTGGGACATATGTCTGATTGTGGCGCTTTGTCATTGTTTATAGCTACAAGTCCGACTGTGCCTACCTAACTCGGTACGGGAGGTATTTGTGCGCGAGGGTTGACAGGGGTTATCGCCAATGTAACTATCGCAAAATCTTACAAATATCTGAAAATAGATTCGAGTAACTCGAATGAAGAGCGGTAGGAAGTCATCAAGCGTCGATAAGGCATTTGAGCTGATCAGTGCGGTGTCCGGAAGCGGTCAGTCCGGAATGACCCTGGGCGAACTCGCGGCGCACACCGGTGTCGCCGTCAGCACCGCCCACCGCTATGCCATCTCGCTCCTGGAACTGGGAGTTCTGGAGCGGGACGCCGCCGGCGCCTTCCGGCTCGGCGTCACCCTCATCACCCTCGCCGGGCGCTACCTGGAGGAGGACGGGCTCCGCGCCGCCGCCCAGCCGTACCTGGCCGAGCTGGTCGAGATCAGCGGTGAGACCGTCCACCTCGGCGTCCCGGTGGGCCACCACATCGTCTACGTCGACAAGGTGGAGAGCGCCAAGTCGGTGCGCCTGGTCTCCAGGATCGGCAGCCGCGTACCGCTGCACTGCACCGCGATGGGCAAGGCGGTCCTCGCCTTCCTGGACGAGCCGCGCCGCGCCGAGATCCTGGCCGCGCAGACGGAGCCCCGCACCCCCAGAAGCCTCACCGGCGACGCGCTGCTCGCCGAGCTCGAAACCGTACGAGACCAGGGCTTCGCGATCGACGACGAGGAGAACGAGGAGGGGGTGCGCTGCATCGGCCTGCCGATCATGAACGCCTCCGGCCGCCCGGTGGGGGCGTTCAGCGTGTCCGCACCGGCCGGAAGGTTCAGCCTCGGCGACTGCCACCGCCTGGCGCCGGTCGCGCTCGGGATGGCCGCGGACATCGGCCGCCGCATCGGCTACGCCGCTCCCAGGACCCGCAAACCCGCCTGATCCCGCCCCTCCCAACGGGGCGTGAAGCTCGTAACGCAAAGCTTGTATGGAAGGAAGTGCAACGAATGTCCGCTCTCACCTCGTCGGACGCCTCCGTCATCACCGTCCGCAACCCCGGCACCGGCGAGCAACTCGGGGAGGTGGAGGCGGCGAGCGCGGAACGGGTGGCCGCGGTGGTCGAGGCCGCGCAGGAAGGCCAGCGGGCGATGGCGGCGATGCCCGCCCACGAGCGCGCGGACCTCCTGCGCCGGGTGGCCGATCTGATCGAGGCCGAGCGGGACGGCCTCGCCACGCTGCTCGCCGCCGAGAACGGCAAGCCCGTGCAGCAGACCCGGGGCGAGGTCGACGCCGCGATCCGGATCTTCCGCGGGTACGCGGGCGAGGCCACCAGGCTCTTCGGCCGCCAGATCCCGCTCGACGCCGTACCCGGCCTGGAACGGCACCTCGCGGTGACGATGCGCGAGCCCCTCGGCGTCGTCGCGGCACTGGTCCCGTTCAACTACCCGGTCGAGCTGTACGCGCACAAGGCCGCCGCGGCCCTCGCCGCGGGCAACGCCGTGATCGTCCAGCCGCCCGCCCGCTGCCCGCTCGCCCTGGTCAGGGTGGCCGAGCTCGTCGAGCGGGCCGGTGCGCCCGCCCACGCCCACCAGCTGGTCGCCGGAGGCGTCCAGGTGTCCCAGGCGCTGGCGCAGCTCCCGGGGATCGCGGCGGTGAGCCTCACCGGCAGCACCGCGGCGGGCCGCGAGATCGCCCGCCTCGGGTCCGCGACCCTGAAGAAGGTCTTCCTGGAACTCGGAGGCAACGACGCGCTCATCGTCTGCGACGACGCCGACGCGGAGGAGGCCGCCCGCGCCGTCGTCCTCGGCCGCCTGGCCAGGGGAAACGGGCAGATCTGCTGCGCGGTCAAGCGCGTCTACGTCCAGGACGGCATCCACGACGCCTTCGTCGAGTCGCTGCTCGGCCAGACGGCGAAGCTCTCCGTGGGCGACCAGCTGCTTGAGGAGACCGACGTCGGCCCCCTCATCGCCGAGGAGGCCGCCGAGCGGGTCGAGGCCGCCGTCGGCAGGCTCGTCGGGGAGGGCGCCAGGCTCGCCGCCGGGGGCGGCAGGCGCGGCGCGTTCGTCGACCCGGTCGTGCTGGTCGACGTGCCCGCCACCAGCCCCACCTTCGCCGAGGAGATCTTCGGCCCGGTGGCGCCCGTCGCCCGCTTCGCCGACCCCCTCGACGCGGTGCGGATGGCCAACGAGTCCCCGTACGGCCTGCACGCCGCGGTCTTCACCCGGGACGTCTCGCGGGCGTTCGCCATCGCGCGGCGCCTCGACGTCGGCGGGGTCGTCATCAACGGCTCCACCGCGCTGCGCGCCGAGAACCTGCCCTTCGGCGGTACCAAGGACACCGGCGGCTACCGCGAGGGCCTGCACGAGACCGTCCTCGACTTCACCCGGCAGAAGACGGTCGTCGTCATGGAGGCGTTCGGATGAGCCTGGAGCTCCGGGGCGTCCGCAAGGACTACGGCGGCGTCGAGGTGCTGCACGGGGTGGACCTCGTGGGCCACCCCGGCGAGGTCCTCGCCGTGGTCGGCGCGAACGGGGCCGGCAAGTCGACCCTGATCAGGATCCTCGCCGGCGCCCAGTCCATGAGCGCGGGCGAGATGTGGATGGACGGTGAGCGGGTCGAGCTGCGCTCGCCGCACGACGCGCACGCCCGGGGCATCCGCACGGTCTACCAGGAGCTGACCCTGGTACCCCAGCTGTCGGTCACCGAGAACCTGCTGATGGGGCACTTCCCCAGGAAGCGCGGCGGGCTCATCGACTGGACGGCGGCGCACGCCCGCGCCCGGGAGCTGCTGGAGAGCATCGGCTTCGGCGCGATCGACCCGCGTACCGTCGCGGGCCGCCTGACGGTGGCCAGGCAGCAGATGGTGGAGATCGCCAAGGCGCTGGTGGACGAGCCGCGCGTGCTGGTGCTCGACGAGCCCTCCGCCGTACTGGCCGGAAGCGACCTTGAGTCGCTGTTCGCGCTGATCAGGCGGTTACAGGAACGCGGAGTGCTGGTCGTCTACGTCTCCCACCGGCTCGCGGAGGTCCTGGAACTGGCCACCTCGATCGTGGTGATCAAGGATGGCAGGATCGTCGAGACGACCGAACCCGCCCGTACGGGCGAGAACGAGCTGATCCGCCTCATGGCGGGCCGCCGCCTCGAACAGATCTATCCCGACCGGCGTGCGGGACACGGTGAGGTACGGCTCAGTGTCTCCGGGCTCACTCGCGGGGGCGAGTTCGAGGACGTCTCGTTCTCCGTGCACTCGGGGGAGATCGTCGGCCTGTTCGGCCTGGTCGGCTCCGGCCGCAGCGAGCTGGCCCGGTGCGTCTTCGGCGCCGAGCCCGCGTCCGCCGGCCAGGTGCGTGTCCGGTCGGGCGCCGAGTCGGCGGATCGGTCGCGTGCCGGTTCCGATGCCGGGTCGGCGGATCGGTCGCGTGGCGGTTCCGGTTCTGAGCCGGCGGATCGGTCGCGTGGCGGGTCCGGCGCCGGGTCGGCGGATCCGGAGCGTGGCGGTTCCGGATCCGGCGCCGAGTCGGTGGACGGGGAGCGTGCCGGGTCGGTGGAGCGGGAGGGCGCCGGTTCCGGTGTCGAGTCCCCGTCCGCGGGGCGGTGGCGCGGCCGGTCCGGCACCGTCGGCTTCCGTACGCCGGCCGAGGCCATCGCGGCCGGGCTCGCACTCGTCACCGAGGACCGCAAGCGCACCGGCCTGGTGCTCGGGATGAGCGTGCTCGACAACATCACGCTCACGACCCTGTACTCGGCCACCCGGGGCCCGCTGATCGACACGGGCCGCAGGCGCAGGAACGTCGCCGAGATGATCGACCGGCTGGGCATCCAGCCCTCGGGGTGCGCCTCGATGCCGGTGGTCAACCTCAGCGGCGGCAACCAGCAGAAGGCCGTGCTCGCCAAGTGGCTGCTGGCCGAGCCGCGCGTGCTCATCCTCGACGAGCCGACCCGCGGCGTGGACATGGCGGCCAGGGTCGACATCTACCGCATGATCGACGACCTCGCCCGGCAGGGCCTCGCCGTCCTGCTCATCTCCTCGGACCTGACGGAGGTGCTCGGCGCCACCGACCGGGTCCTCGTGATGAACCAGGGGCGCATCACCGGCGATCTGCGTTCCGACCAGACCACGGAGGACGAGATCCTCGCCCACTCGATCGGGCGGACCGCATGACCCGCCCAGCCCGGAGGGACAGCATGACCCGGCCAGCCCGGAGCAACCATATGACCGGGCCAGCCCGGAGCAACGACATGACCGGGCCAACCCGGAGCAACGACATGACCTGCCCAGCCCGGAGGGACCGGACGACCCGGCGGCCCGCCCGGCCCGGAGGGATCGCGTGACCGGGCAACCGGCGGGGCCCGCGCGGACCTCGGCCTCCACCGCTCCGAACCCCAAGGG
This region of Streptosporangium sp. NBC_01495 genomic DNA includes:
- a CDS encoding VOC family protein yields the protein MTVRELRLVVTAADYDEALRFYRDVLGLPERAAYSSPDGRVTILEAGRATLEIADPSQAEFIDRVEVGRRVAGHIRVAFEVDDSAAVTAELAGAGATVIAEPVRTPWNSLNSRLEGPAGLQLTLFTELGEPADPQDAP
- a CDS encoding alanine racemase — encoded protein: MTATVAAQPQTSESFLAGPLPAYVYDLVELDAHVKAIRAALGDVELYYAVKANPDPKLMRMLAPYVDGFEVASGGELAHVREHFPDTPVALGGPGKTDAELFGDVTRLHVESPGELRRLLASGRSADVLLRVNLDIPIEGASLAMGGGATPFGMDPAGIAECVALLEPQGAVRLRGIHAHLASGLDASRMLELAAAVLDYARTLGVAEINLGGGMAVSYADPDDRFDWPAYGRGLAALRRPGETLRIEPGRSLTVYCGRYVTRVIDVKRVHGELFAVVAGGTHHIRTPATKGHDQPLVMTEAGEPITIVGQLCTPKDILARRVPVALKPGDLVEFTMAGAYAWNISHHDFLMHPKPSFHYLSR
- a CDS encoding CASTOR/POLLUX-related putative ion channel, encoding MPRATFRERLRYWFDNTMSRGTTALIGWLALISLGLILLVTALGLWLTPDEAAKHNGAPGMLWMTLMRALSPGKVASDTGSAPFIALMFAASLGGLFIVSALVGVLSNDLKSRFEELRKGRSRIIETGHIVVLGWSEQVFTIVSELVQAHASDRRSVIAILADKDKIAMEDEIRQFAGETGRTRLVCRTGRPTEPTDLDLMNLAGARSVVVLSPQGEDPDAHVIKTLLALAKRPDTHPPVVAAIAESSNMAAARLAGGQEVHLVDSDDTAARLIVQSSRQSGMSVVCMDLLNFSDGEIYLRSDPDFTGMTYGEVLPAYQTATVIGLRRAGAAMLNPPMDTVISASDEIIVIAHDDSMIHLAAGMPSAREESIVLVEHTRPGPERTLVLNWNGRGRRIIRYLNGYVAPGSVLDIASDHPGAAVDSEALSNLTVNIKECDTSDRYALESLGLGLYQHVIVLSDDRYSPGHADTRTLMTLLQLRDMQSSLGERYSIVSEMHDENNRSLAEVTKADDIVISDTVIGLLLAQLAENRHLAEVFGRLFDSGGSEIYPRPAERYVRPGAPVDFASVIESARRRGETAIGYRLADRVNEAPHFGVVLNPDKSRPLRLGTGDSVIVLAER
- a CDS encoding IclR family transcriptional regulator; amino-acid sequence: MKSGRKSSSVDKAFELISAVSGSGQSGMTLGELAAHTGVAVSTAHRYAISLLELGVLERDAAGAFRLGVTLITLAGRYLEEDGLRAAAQPYLAELVEISGETVHLGVPVGHHIVYVDKVESAKSVRLVSRIGSRVPLHCTAMGKAVLAFLDEPRRAEILAAQTEPRTPRSLTGDALLAELETVRDQGFAIDDEENEEGVRCIGLPIMNASGRPVGAFSVSAPAGRFSLGDCHRLAPVALGMAADIGRRIGYAAPRTRKPA
- a CDS encoding aldehyde dehydrogenase family protein, with amino-acid sequence MSALTSSDASVITVRNPGTGEQLGEVEAASAERVAAVVEAAQEGQRAMAAMPAHERADLLRRVADLIEAERDGLATLLAAENGKPVQQTRGEVDAAIRIFRGYAGEATRLFGRQIPLDAVPGLERHLAVTMREPLGVVAALVPFNYPVELYAHKAAAALAAGNAVIVQPPARCPLALVRVAELVERAGAPAHAHQLVAGGVQVSQALAQLPGIAAVSLTGSTAAGREIARLGSATLKKVFLELGGNDALIVCDDADAEEAARAVVLGRLARGNGQICCAVKRVYVQDGIHDAFVESLLGQTAKLSVGDQLLEETDVGPLIAEEAAERVEAAVGRLVGEGARLAAGGGRRGAFVDPVVLVDVPATSPTFAEEIFGPVAPVARFADPLDAVRMANESPYGLHAAVFTRDVSRAFAIARRLDVGGVVINGSTALRAENLPFGGTKDTGGYREGLHETVLDFTRQKTVVVMEAFG
- a CDS encoding sugar ABC transporter ATP-binding protein, with the translated sequence MSLELRGVRKDYGGVEVLHGVDLVGHPGEVLAVVGANGAGKSTLIRILAGAQSMSAGEMWMDGERVELRSPHDAHARGIRTVYQELTLVPQLSVTENLLMGHFPRKRGGLIDWTAAHARARELLESIGFGAIDPRTVAGRLTVARQQMVEIAKALVDEPRVLVLDEPSAVLAGSDLESLFALIRRLQERGVLVVYVSHRLAEVLELATSIVVIKDGRIVETTEPARTGENELIRLMAGRRLEQIYPDRRAGHGEVRLSVSGLTRGGEFEDVSFSVHSGEIVGLFGLVGSGRSELARCVFGAEPASAGQVRVRSGAESADRSRAGSDAGSADRSRGGSGSEPADRSRGGSGAGSADPERGGSGSGAESVDGERAGSVEREGAGSGVESPSAGRWRGRSGTVGFRTPAEAIAAGLALVTEDRKRTGLVLGMSVLDNITLTTLYSATRGPLIDTGRRRRNVAEMIDRLGIQPSGCASMPVVNLSGGNQQKAVLAKWLLAEPRVLILDEPTRGVDMAARVDIYRMIDDLARQGLAVLLISSDLTEVLGATDRVLVMNQGRITGDLRSDQTTEDEILAHSIGRTA